A window of the Dickeya dianthicola NCPPB 453 genome harbors these coding sequences:
- the cas2e gene encoding type I-E CRISPR-associated endoribonuclease Cas2e — protein sequence MLVVLANDLPPAVRGRMKLWFVEPRPNVFVSGVKDSVAQTVVDYLMQYSPAESGLMLFRSIPQPPGYEIRYKGEVRKPITHISGLQLIIETLKSL from the coding sequence ATGCTCGTCGTACTCGCAAATGACCTGCCACCTGCGGTTCGTGGGCGTATGAAACTCTGGTTCGTGGAGCCTCGCCCGAATGTGTTTGTCTCAGGTGTGAAAGACTCCGTGGCACAAACTGTGGTTGATTACTTGATGCAGTATTCACCAGCAGAGTCTGGTCTTATGCTGTTTCGAAGTATTCCACAACCGCCAGGTTACGAAATTCGTTACAAAGGCGAGGTAAGAAAGCCAATTACTCATATCAGTGGATTGCAACTGATTATAGAAACCCTGAAATCCCTGTAA